Genomic DNA from Carnobacterium divergens DSM 20623:
GTCAAAAGAAAAAAATTGAAAACTTAATTATCAAAGAAGGGAAACAGACAACTTCTTCTAAATTACAAGTAACACCAATTGATGTGGCAGAGGTCGTTTCATTGTGGACAGGGATCCCAGTTCAACAAATGGAACAAAAAGAAAGTGACCGTTTACTAAATTTGGAAAAAGTATTGCACAGCCGAGTTGTAGGTCAAAAAGAAGCGGTTAGTGCTGTTTCAAGAGCTATGAGACGCGCTAGAAGTGGTTTGAAAGATCCAAATAGACCAATAGGTTCATTTATGTTCTTAGGCCCTACAGGTGTCGGGAAGACGGAATTAGCGAAAGCTTTGAGTGAAGCTATGTTTGGGAGTGAGGAAGCACTCATTCGCGTGGATATGTCTGAGTATATGGAAAAATACAGTACAAGTCGTTTAATTGGTTCACCACCAGGATATGTCGGTTACGATGAAGGCGGACAATTAACAGAAAAAATTCGCCAAAAACCCTATTCTGTTATTTTGTTAGATGAGGTAGAAAAAGCACATCCGGATGTCTTTAATATTTTGTTACAAGTTTTAGATGATGGTCATTTAACAGATTCCAAAGGACGTAAGGTGGACTTTAAAAATACCATTATGATTATGACTTCAAACTTAGGTGCTACAGCTTTAAGAGATGAAAAATCAGTTGGGTTTAGTACAAAGGATAAGAAGAAAGATCATAAAGCAATGGAAAAACGAATTTTAGAAGAATTGAAAAATACGTTTAGACCTGAATTTATCAACCGAATTGATGAAACGATTGTCTTCCATTCATTAGAAAAAGACGAATTAACGGAAATTGTGAAACTAATGGGCAATACGATTATCAAACGTCTAAAAGAGTTAGACATTCATGTGAAAATCACACCTGCAGCCAATGAAGTGATTGCTAAGGCAGGTTTTGATCCAGAATATGGAGCACGACCACTAAGAAGAGCCTTGCAAAAAGAAGTTGAAGATCGTCTAAGTGAAGAATTATTAAACGGTACGGTTAAAATTGGAGACGAAGTAACAATTGGTGCGGTTAAAGGGAAAATTCGGATTCAAGTCAAAGAACCAAAAATCAAAAAAATAAAAGCTGTTTCAAAATAAGGCTTTCATTAGTTAAAAGTAAGGATCTATGTTAAAATTATACTAAATATCAATCTAAGAAAAGGGACGTGAAAGAATATGAAAAATTCAACTAAAGGTTTATTAATAGGCTTAGGCGCAACAGTAGTAGTAGGAACCATTATTGTTTCTTCTTCAGAAAAAGCACTCCAAAAGATTGAAAGTTACATGAATCGTAAACGCGCTAAAGACTTTATCAAAGAAAAATTAAACGGCAATGACGATGCGTTATCTGTTGTGGACCAATTATCAGATGAAGAAATCTCAAATCTGTTAAAAATTGTAGACAAGATTGGAAATCTTAAAGGTAAAATCAACGTTTATGGCGATAATGTAAAAGATATGGCTGAAGATTTTAAACACACGTTACATGGTTACACTGAAACAGTCAAAGAAAAATTCGATAAATAAACAATAAAATCCCCATTCGTTCATTAGATGAACGAATGGGGATTTTTAGTTAAATAAGAACAAGTAAGTAACACAAGGTTAAATCATTTCGATCCTTTAAAGAAAATGAGGTTGCCTCTAAAAAACGATCAATTCGATATTGTAAAGTGTTCCGATGAATGTATAATTTTTTTGCTGCTAATGAAAGATTTCCTTGTGTTTCCCAAAGAATTTGGACAAGTTCTTGCCAATCGACTTGTTCGGAAAGACTGTCTTTCAAGTTTTTCATCAAAAAACTTTTTTCGGTAGATGTTTTTGTGTAGTAAGCAAGAGCAATTTGGGGAAGAGACAGAACAGGATTTTTTGTGGTCTGTTGTTGTTGATTAAAAATGGACTGCTCTTCGTGAAATAACTTTGGGAAATCAGTTGTTAATTGCCAGAAATGGCCGATATAACAAAATACTTTTATCGAAAAATCATCTTCCAAAGCTTGAATAACGCCGCTTAGTTCTTCCAGTGTAAAGTCGTTTTTTGTTTCTTCTTGAATAAGAATCCCAGTAGTCGGATTGATAAAAAAATAATCCTCACAGGCAGGAAAAACTTGTGAAAAAGTTTCTAGCCACATAAACTGATTCTCTGAATCAAGTGGGTGAGAGAGGGTAAATTGAATCACGCGATAATTGCCTTTTTTAGTTGACGGCAGCGGCTTAGCTTGCCATAGAAATTGGTACCAAATCGAATGACTTAAGGCCTTTTTTGTTTCTTTTTTTATTGGGAAAAGAGCTTGTAATAATTGAATTTCAGATAGCTTAAGTTCATTAGTTGAGATTTTAATCCATTGAGTATGATAGGGTAGACACAGAATCCCACTCTCATTACTGGGAGTTTCAACTAGGGTTGCATTTGGATAAAGGGTTTGTAAACGTTCAAAATCCAAGGGGAAAACTCCTTTCGAATCAACTTGTAATTGCTTACATTAGTATAACACAATTTTAAAATGAACTTAATAAAATCCCACAGATTAGAAAAATTAGATATAGAAAATAAGCGAACTATGATAGGATATAGAAAACGAACAAAGGAATTGGCAGATGTATACACAAGAAGAAAAAGAATTTTTTATGAAGGAAGCAATAAAAGAAGCACAAAAGGCTGGCGATAAATTAGAAGTTCCTATTGGGGCTGTTGTGGTTTTAGATGGCAAAGTGATTGCTCGTGGTCACAATATGCGAGAAGAGACCAATGATGCTACGACTCATGCTGAAATGATTGCGATTCGCCAGGCAAATCACCTTTTAGACAGTTGGCGTTTAGAAGAAGCAAGCTTATTTGTAACGCTAGAACCTTGTCCAATGTGTAGTGGAGCAATGATTATGTCACGAGTTAAAGAGGTTTATTATGGTGCGGAAGATCCTAAGGGGGAACGGCAGGGACGCTTTATAATTTGCTGACAGACGAGCGCTTTAATCACCAAGTGGCAGTTGAATCAGGTATTTTAGCAGAAGAGTGTGGTCAATTGTTAAGTGAGTTTTTTAAAGCCCTGCGACAACGAAAAAAAGAAGAGAAGCTTGCAAGAAAAAGTGCGGAGCAAAATAAGTTAATTTAACTTTATTGATACAATTTCTAAAAAAAGCTAGCTTTTAGGGGAAAGATAAGGTAAAATAAAGATTGCCGAAAGGCCTTATAGCAATGGTGAACTTATGAATCGTGTCAGATCTGGAAGGAAGCAGCACTAAGTATGCTTCGCCATGTGCTGTAAGTACATAGTGAGAAACTCTTAATACAATTTGTATTGAGAGTTTTTTTTCACGCTTAAGAAAATGATGGGAGATTTTACCAAATTTTTAGTTTAAATGAATGAAATCCTATCTTTTTTAACGTATAATAGAAATTAGTAAATCTTCGGTTCAGAAAGAGGGAAATAGATGAGTTATCAAGCACTTTATCGGGTTTGGCGTCCCCAAAGATTTCAAGATATTGCTGGACAATTAGCGATTACTCAAACACTGCGTAATGCATTGATACAACATAAAACAAGTCATGCTTATCTATTTACAGGTCCAAGAGGAACGGGTAAGACGAGTGCTGCCAAGATTTTTGCAAAAGCAATTAACTGTCATCATATTGTTGACGGTGAACCATGTAATACCTGTGAAACTTGTATGGCGATTACGAAAGGTCAATTAAATGATGTCATTGAAATTGATGCGGCGAGTAACAATGGCGTCGAGGAAATTCGTGATATTCGAGATAAGGCCAAATATGCACCAACAAGTGCTGATTATAAAGTATACATTATTGATGAGGTTCATATGCTTTCAACAGGTGCGTTTAATGCCTTATTGAAAACACTAGAAGAGCCACCAAAGAATGTTATTTTATTTTAGCAACAACCGAACCTCATAAAATTCCGTTAACCATTATTTCGAGGACGCAGCGCTTTGATTTTAAGCGTATTTCAGTGAAAGATATATGCGGAAGAATGGCTTATATTTTGGAGCAAGAAAAAATTGGATTTGAGGAAAGTGCCTTGCCTGTTATTGCGCGCTCAGCGGAAGGCGGAATGCGTGATGCATTAAGCATTTTAGACCAGGTAATCTCCTATGGTGAGACGGAAGTAACGTTGGAAAATGCAATGAGTGTCACTGGAAGCCTCACGCAAGAATTGTTATTAACTTATTTTGAGGCCATTTTAACAAATGATACTGAAAAAGGATTGGCAATTTTACAAGGTATTTTAGCTGAAGGCAAAGATTCTGCACGTTTTGTCGAAGATTTGATTTATTCAGTCGTGATTTATTGGTGTATCAACAAGCGCCACAAATGATTGATTTACTAGAAGAGGCGAGTGCAGATACGACGTTCAAGGAATTAAGCGGGAAGATTCCGGCGAGTATTTTATATCAAATGATTACAATTTTAAATGACTCTCAAACAGAAATGCGCTTTACGAATCACCCAGATATTTATTTGGAAGTGGCAACAGTTAAAATGACACAGTTGCGAGTGAATGTGGCGCCTAAGATGGAATCTATTCAGCCAGCACCTCAGGAAATACCTGAAACAAAAGAAGCGAGTGGAAATGTAGGGCATTTAGAAGCTGAAATCAACGAATTAAAAAAACAGCTTTTAGAACTAAAAGAGAATGGAATCGTTGCAAGTGGAGCTGCAAAAAAACCACAACAACGAGTTACCAAAAAAACTGGGAACAATCAATTTAAACCAAATACAACAGGGATCTATCAAGTTCTAAAAGAAGCGACAAAAGACAATTTATTGCAATTAAAAGAACTGTGGCCTGATTTATTAAATATGCTTTCAGTGACGCAACGAGCGGTGATGAAAGCCTCAACACCTGTTGCAGCAAGTCCAACAGGCTTGATTGTTTCTTTTGAATATGATATTTTATGTCAGAAAGCAACCGATGATCAAGAATTAATGGAAGCAGTTAGTGAAGACATGCGCCGATTAATCGGACATACCCCAAGAATGATTTGTGTGCCAAGCGATCAATGGCCAACGATTCGTAGCGAGTATTTGAGTCAAAATAAATCAAAACCAACGGAACAACCAAAAGAAGCACACGGGGGGTTCACCGAAACCTACTTCTGAAGCGATGAACCAACAACTCGTTCAGGAACCACCAGCGCTAACGCCAACATTTGACGGTCTTGATGACCTCGTGGCACCTCCAATTGCAGACGATCAAAATACAGTCGTCACTGAAGCACTTGAGTTATTTGGAGAAGAAATGGTTGAAGTGTTGAATGATTAAGATTTTTAACTAATTTAGTTTAAATAAAAAGCGAACCAATGAAAGGAAGTAGACAACATGCGTGGAATGGGAAATATGCAAGGTATGATGAAACAAATGCAAAAAATGCAAAAAGAAATGGGATCAGCTCAAGAGGCTTTAAACCAAAAAGAATTTACCGGGGTAGCTTAGTGGTGATTTGGTATCCATCGTGATGACAGGTGACAAGAAAGTGAAAGACGTTGTTATCAAGCCAGAAGCGGTAGATCCAGATGATATTGAAATGTTGCAAGATTTAATTTTAATGGCAACAAACGATGTATTTAGCAAAAATTGAAGTTGAAACACAATCAACAATGGGGAAATTTACTAAAGGAATCCCAGGTTTATAAATCAACGATAAAAAAAGTGGGGCGTTTGAAGCGTCCCACTTTTTTAAAACAGTGAGGATGAGCAGAATGCATTACCCAGAACCAATTTCAAAATTAATTGATAGCTACATGAAATTGCCGGAATTGGTGCATAAAACAGCTGCCAGATTAGCGTTTTTTACAATTGATATGAA
This window encodes:
- a CDS encoding helix-turn-helix domain-containing protein produces the protein MDFERLQTLYPNATLVETPSNESGILCLPYHTQWIKISTNELKLSEIQLLQALFPIKKETKKALSHSIWYQFLWQAKPLPSTKKGNYRVIQFTLSHPLDSENQFMWLETFSQVFPACEDYFFINPTTGILIQEETKNDFTLEELSGVIQALEDDFSIKVFCYIGHFWQLTTDFPKLFHEEQSIFNQQQQTTKNPVLSLPQIALAYYTKTSTEKSFLMKNLKDSLSEQVDWQELVQILWETQGNLSLAAKKLYIHRNTLQYRIDRFLEATSFSLKDRNDLTLCYLLVLI